In Arthrobacter alpinus, a single window of DNA contains:
- a CDS encoding SDR family oxidoreductase, giving the protein MYTKTALITGVGRTVGIGAAVARTLAADGWNLVLNYWQAYDERMPWGVQPEDIDTLTAELEAAGARVWALPADLGDPSAVERLMEQIATKAGPLTGMVMSHCESIDSGVLDTSLESFERHFAVNTRANWQLIAAFARQATDDGGALVALTSDHTAFNLPYGASKGALDRIVIAAARELGGQGISANVLNPGPVDTGWMDEGTRTAMTALQPGGRLGTPADVAPTVAFLLSPGGRWVSGQLIKADGGFSA; this is encoded by the coding sequence ATGTATACAAAGACTGCCCTGATCACGGGCGTTGGCCGCACGGTGGGTATTGGCGCAGCCGTTGCCCGCACGCTCGCCGCTGACGGCTGGAACCTTGTCCTGAATTATTGGCAGGCCTATGACGAACGCATGCCCTGGGGCGTTCAGCCGGAGGACATCGACACGCTCACGGCCGAGCTTGAGGCAGCCGGTGCGCGGGTGTGGGCCCTGCCGGCAGACCTGGGCGACCCGTCCGCCGTCGAACGTCTCATGGAACAGATCGCCACGAAAGCCGGGCCGCTGACGGGCATGGTGATGTCACATTGCGAATCGATCGATTCGGGGGTTCTGGACACCTCGCTGGAGAGTTTCGAGCGCCACTTCGCCGTCAATACCCGCGCCAACTGGCAGCTGATTGCTGCTTTTGCCCGGCAGGCAACGGACGACGGCGGAGCCTTGGTTGCGCTGACAAGTGACCACACAGCTTTCAACCTTCCGTACGGTGCCTCCAAGGGTGCGCTGGACAGGATCGTGATTGCCGCCGCGCGCGAACTCGGCGGGCAGGGCATCAGCGCCAATGTGCTCAACCCGGGCCCGGTGGATACCGGCTGGATGGATGAGGGGACGCGAACCGCCATGACGGCATTGCAACCGGGCGGACGGCTGGGTACCCCGGCCGATGTTGCCCCCACCGTTGCTTTCCTCCTGTCCCCGGGTGGGCGCTGGGTCAGCGGCCAGCTGATCAAGGCCGACGGCGGTTTCTCGGCCTAG
- a CDS encoding MFS transporter, protein MKTSAPPIGRARSIALISLFLASFMELLDATIVNVALPDIERALGAQNAELQWMVASYTLALAIGLITGSRLGDIFGRKKVFIIGLVAFTVASVLCGAAMNPEMLIASRALQGFASAAMIPQVLSSLQVMYKPSERAGAMAGFSALAGVAAVSGPILGAVLTNADIFGWGWRTIFFVNIPVGIFAVICAIKFVPESKAPVRHKLDLSGVVILAVGMMAILYPLTMGREEGWPLWTYLSMVFGLLVLTGFVLLQHREEKRGGEPLVAVSLFKSRPFAAGIVMMFLFFIPMNGFFLIQTLFLQIGLEYPILKAGLTMIPFSIMVPVLAGISAAILAKKIGRVVLQLGPLVIAAGFVVLILTVQSVGGTVTPWHLLAGLALSGAGFGMVVAPVGIFVLSEVPTKFAGSASGLFNTTSQLAGALGVAIIGTIYFNSLESSTGTSQSAVFIDGFTFTMWIMAGGMVLASIAATFLPRWASESDVSGAVELVDA, encoded by the coding sequence ATGAAGACCTCAGCACCACCCATTGGGCGGGCACGCTCCATTGCCTTGATTTCACTGTTCCTAGCCTCCTTCATGGAGCTCTTGGACGCCACAATTGTCAACGTGGCCCTGCCCGATATTGAACGTGCACTGGGTGCCCAGAATGCCGAATTGCAGTGGATGGTTGCCTCCTACACGCTGGCACTGGCCATCGGCCTCATCACAGGATCCCGGCTGGGCGATATATTCGGTCGCAAAAAGGTCTTCATCATCGGCCTGGTGGCCTTCACCGTGGCCTCCGTGCTGTGCGGTGCCGCGATGAACCCGGAGATGCTAATTGCCTCCCGCGCCCTGCAGGGTTTTGCCTCTGCGGCCATGATTCCCCAGGTTCTTTCCAGCCTTCAGGTCATGTACAAGCCGTCCGAACGCGCTGGCGCCATGGCCGGGTTCTCCGCATTGGCTGGTGTTGCTGCCGTGTCCGGACCCATCCTGGGCGCCGTGCTGACCAACGCGGACATCTTCGGTTGGGGCTGGCGCACCATCTTCTTCGTCAACATCCCCGTTGGTATCTTCGCCGTCATCTGCGCCATCAAATTTGTTCCCGAATCCAAGGCGCCGGTGCGGCACAAGCTTGACCTGTCCGGCGTCGTCATTCTTGCCGTGGGCATGATGGCCATCCTGTACCCGCTCACGATGGGACGCGAGGAAGGCTGGCCGCTGTGGACCTACCTCTCCATGGTGTTCGGCCTGCTGGTGTTGACCGGTTTTGTGCTGCTGCAGCACAGGGAGGAAAAGCGCGGTGGAGAACCATTGGTGGCTGTGTCGCTCTTCAAGAGCCGGCCGTTTGCCGCCGGCATTGTCATGATGTTCCTGTTCTTCATCCCCATGAACGGCTTCTTCCTGATCCAGACACTGTTCCTGCAGATCGGCCTTGAATACCCCATTCTGAAGGCCGGCCTGACCATGATCCCGTTCTCCATCATGGTGCCGGTGCTCGCCGGCATTTCGGCCGCGATCCTCGCCAAGAAGATTGGCCGTGTGGTGCTGCAGCTGGGCCCGTTGGTCATCGCCGCAGGCTTTGTGGTCCTGATCCTGACGGTTCAGTCCGTGGGCGGAACCGTCACCCCGTGGCACCTGCTGGCCGGGTTGGCCCTGAGCGGCGCCGGCTTCGGCATGGTCGTGGCACCCGTGGGAATCTTTGTCCTTTCTGAAGTCCCCACCAAATTCGCCGGCAGCGCCTCTGGCCTGTTCAACACCACCAGCCAGCTCGCCGGAGCCTTGGGTGTTGCCATCATCGGCACCATCTACTTCAACTCGCTGGAGTCCAGCACAGGCACCAGCCAGTCGGCCGTGTTCATTGATGGCTTCACCTTCACCATGTGGATCATGGCCGGCGGCATGGTCTTGGCCTCGATCGCGGCAACGTTCCTGCCGCGCTGGGCCAGCGAGTCCGATGTCTCCGGGGCCGTTGAACTGGTTGACGCTTAA
- the kdpB gene encoding potassium-transporting ATPase subunit KdpB — translation MNLNNTLAALPLAFRKLNPRQMIHSPVMFTVLIGSVVCTAVSIQQLAIASDSAVFSIIVTVWLWLTVLFGNLSEAIAEGRGKAQADSLRAARTSVMARRRTRALVPAGASGAGQDVNDDGYEEERVPGTDLKVGDIVICEAGDLIPSDGDVIEGLASVDESAITGESAPVIRESGGDRSSVTGGTMVLSDRIVIRITAASGKTFLDRMISLVEGATRQKTPNEIALNVLLASLTIVFVVAVMTLAPMANFANALPTPVVLVALLVCLIPTTIGALVPAIGIAGMDRLIQRNVLATSGRAVETAGDITTLLLDKTGTITYGNRRAVAFIAADGVNQQLLVDSARLSSLADETPEGRSIVELAQKDGTPQDPTATLTPDVEVIEFSAVTRMSGLNLPVGHPANPGPTNLKVRKGAASAVEHYAKERGGSLPQELQDAVLKISGTGGTPLLVATHSGERAQILGVIHLADVVKPGMKERFAELRAMGIKTIMITGDNKITAAAIAAEAGVDDFVAEATPEDKLAVIKAEQEAGRLVAMTGDGTNDAPALAAADVGVAMNSGTSAAKEAANMVDLDSDPTKLIDIVGIGKQLLITRGSLTTFSVANDVAKYFAIVPALFAATFPGLGLLNIMGLSSPESAILSAVIFNALVIVALVPLALRGVKYRAVSAAKALSRNLLIFGLGGVIAPFIGIKLIDLLVSLIPTIGH, via the coding sequence ATGAACCTCAACAACACACTTGCGGCGCTTCCCCTGGCCTTCCGCAAGCTCAATCCCCGCCAGATGATCCATTCGCCAGTCATGTTCACAGTGCTGATCGGCTCCGTTGTCTGCACCGCCGTGAGTATTCAGCAGCTGGCCATTGCCTCCGATTCGGCAGTATTTTCCATCATCGTCACGGTGTGGCTTTGGTTGACGGTGCTGTTTGGCAACTTGTCCGAGGCCATCGCCGAGGGCCGTGGCAAGGCCCAAGCTGACAGTCTCCGTGCCGCCAGGACCTCCGTTATGGCACGACGCCGGACCCGCGCCTTGGTGCCAGCCGGTGCGTCAGGCGCAGGCCAAGACGTCAACGACGACGGCTATGAAGAGGAAAGGGTCCCCGGCACCGACCTCAAGGTGGGTGACATTGTCATCTGCGAGGCAGGGGACCTCATCCCCAGCGACGGCGACGTCATCGAGGGCCTGGCCAGCGTGGACGAATCCGCCATTACCGGAGAATCGGCACCCGTCATCCGCGAATCCGGTGGCGACAGAAGCTCCGTCACGGGCGGCACCATGGTGCTCTCGGACAGGATCGTCATCCGCATCACGGCAGCCAGCGGCAAGACGTTCCTGGACAGGATGATCTCCCTGGTGGAAGGTGCCACCCGGCAGAAGACGCCCAATGAAATCGCGTTGAACGTGCTGCTGGCCTCGCTGACAATCGTGTTCGTGGTCGCCGTCATGACGCTGGCCCCCATGGCCAACTTCGCCAACGCACTGCCCACCCCCGTGGTGTTGGTGGCGCTGCTGGTCTGCCTGATCCCCACCACCATCGGCGCCCTGGTTCCTGCCATCGGCATCGCCGGCATGGACAGGCTCATCCAGCGCAACGTCCTGGCCACCTCCGGCCGGGCCGTGGAAACCGCCGGCGACATCACCACCCTCCTGCTCGACAAGACGGGCACCATCACCTACGGCAACCGCCGCGCCGTTGCTTTCATAGCGGCCGACGGCGTGAACCAGCAGCTGCTTGTCGATTCGGCACGCTTGTCCTCGCTGGCAGACGAAACACCCGAGGGCCGCTCCATTGTGGAACTGGCCCAGAAGGACGGAACGCCGCAGGACCCAACGGCAACGCTCACCCCGGACGTCGAGGTCATTGAGTTCAGCGCCGTCACCCGCATGAGCGGGCTCAACCTGCCCGTGGGGCATCCTGCCAACCCGGGCCCAACAAACCTGAAGGTGCGCAAGGGGGCGGCGTCCGCCGTCGAACACTATGCCAAGGAACGCGGCGGGAGCCTGCCGCAGGAACTTCAAGATGCGGTCCTGAAGATTTCCGGGACTGGCGGCACCCCGCTGCTCGTGGCCACGCATAGCGGCGAGCGCGCGCAGATTCTTGGCGTCATTCACCTGGCCGACGTGGTCAAACCAGGCATGAAGGAACGGTTCGCCGAGCTGCGGGCCATGGGAATCAAGACCATCATGATCACCGGCGACAACAAGATCACGGCCGCCGCGATTGCCGCCGAGGCCGGGGTGGATGACTTTGTTGCCGAGGCCACCCCGGAGGACAAATTGGCTGTCATCAAGGCCGAACAGGAGGCGGGGAGATTGGTGGCCATGACGGGGGACGGCACCAATGACGCCCCGGCGCTGGCTGCGGCGGATGTGGGTGTGGCCATGAATTCGGGCACCAGTGCGGCCAAGGAAGCTGCCAACATGGTGGATTTGGATTCGGACCCCACCAAGCTCATTGACATTGTGGGCATTGGCAAGCAGTTGCTGATCACGCGCGGTTCGCTGACCACTTTTTCGGTGGCGAACGACGTGGCCAAGTACTTTGCCATTGTGCCGGCCCTGTTTGCGGCGACGTTCCCCGGGCTGGGGCTGCTGAACATCATGGGGCTGTCGTCCCCCGAGAGTGCCATCCTGTCGGCCGTCATCTTCAACGCCCTGGTCATTGTTGCGCTGGTGCCGCTGGCGCTGCGTGGCGTGAAGTACCGGGCCGTCTCGGCGGCCAAGGCGCTGTCCCGGAACCTGCTCATCTTTGGCCTGGGCGGCGTCATCGCCCCGTTCATCGGCATCAAGCTCATAGACCTGCTGGTCTCCCTCATCCCCACGATTGGTCACTAA
- the kdpF gene encoding K(+)-transporting ATPase subunit F, protein MVLATWLILGLVGLALLVYLLAALIRPEKW, encoded by the coding sequence GTGGTTTTAGCGACGTGGTTAATTTTGGGGCTGGTGGGGCTGGCCTTGCTGGTCTACCTGCTGGCTGCCCTCATCCGCCCCGAGAAGTGGTGA
- a CDS encoding DUF4118 domain-containing protein, with product MTRGILRIFLGAAPGVGKTYSMLEEGHAQAAAGVDVVAGIVLDHGREQTRAQLDGLESIAVRTVNYRGSDFEELDVAALLARKPALALVDEYAHSNIPGAGNAKRWQDVEELLAAGIDVYSTVNVQHLASLGDVVETITGVRQQETVPDDIVRRADQIELVDIPPELLRQRLSTGHVYAADKVDAALANYFRLGNLTALRELALLWLADRVEEGVAAYRESHGIATSWPTRERVVVGLPGGPEGEVLLRRAARILSRVSGGELLAVHVPRSDGVAGDAPSALEGQRQLVTDLGGTYHFVGGADPAQALLDFAKNAGATQIVIGSSRRKPRLGFLFGPGVGARVVRDAGDMDVHMVPHPLSGSGRAVRNRSELNRTRVVVGFVLAVTLPVLVQLCTGPLSLQTIMVVQLAATIAVALVGGLWPAVLAAVWGILILNFYSAPPLGTLHINDPENLLTLLVFLLVAVAVALAVDKSARRSREALRAGAEAATLSELARGILASQDTVQVLLEQVRDHFAMRSVVLFRSARDGNGWSLEASVGDDPPQNPEQADTLEEVSEHWMLGLAGRILPSSDRRLLSAFGAHLLALEQREALSETQRENVQLSQDNNIRTSVLRAVSHDLRTPLAGIKLAVSSLRQSEVTFSPEDEAELLGTIEHYSDRMDALVGNLLDMSRLSAQMVSPVVGPVSWQEVLPAALHGVPAGRVRRELPPNMPPIEADPGLLERVIANIVENAVKYAPDSEILVVGSIGGSGSATINGRPASELRVVDHGKGVPAAEVMAMFRPFQRLDDVSYGPRGGTGVGLGLAVAKGFTEIMGGMLEAAQTPGGGLTMIIRIPLSTGIVRTLP from the coding sequence ATGACGCGCGGCATATTGCGAATCTTTCTCGGTGCAGCCCCCGGTGTAGGCAAGACCTACTCCATGCTGGAGGAAGGTCATGCCCAAGCCGCGGCCGGTGTTGATGTGGTGGCGGGAATTGTTCTTGACCACGGGCGGGAACAAACCCGCGCGCAACTAGACGGCCTGGAGTCCATAGCCGTCAGGACCGTCAACTACCGGGGCAGCGATTTTGAAGAATTGGACGTTGCGGCCCTGCTAGCGCGTAAACCGGCTCTGGCCCTGGTGGATGAGTACGCCCACTCCAACATTCCCGGGGCCGGCAACGCCAAGCGTTGGCAGGACGTGGAGGAGCTCCTGGCCGCTGGCATCGATGTGTATTCCACTGTCAACGTCCAGCACCTGGCCTCGCTGGGGGACGTGGTGGAGACCATTACCGGTGTTCGCCAGCAGGAGACGGTGCCCGATGACATTGTTCGCCGGGCAGACCAGATAGAACTCGTGGACATCCCGCCTGAACTGCTGCGTCAACGGCTCAGCACAGGCCATGTCTATGCGGCCGACAAGGTCGACGCCGCGCTGGCCAACTATTTCAGGTTGGGAAACCTCACGGCACTGCGCGAACTGGCCTTGTTGTGGCTGGCCGACAGGGTGGAAGAGGGCGTGGCCGCTTATAGGGAAAGCCACGGCATCGCCACCAGCTGGCCAACTCGCGAAAGGGTCGTAGTGGGGCTGCCGGGTGGGCCGGAGGGCGAGGTGCTGTTGCGCCGTGCGGCCCGCATCCTTAGCCGGGTCAGCGGCGGGGAGTTGCTCGCCGTGCACGTGCCCAGATCCGACGGCGTCGCCGGGGACGCGCCGTCGGCCCTTGAAGGGCAGCGGCAACTCGTCACCGATTTGGGCGGCACCTACCACTTTGTAGGCGGGGCGGACCCGGCGCAGGCGCTGCTGGATTTTGCCAAGAATGCCGGAGCGACCCAAATCGTGATTGGTTCATCGCGGCGCAAGCCCCGCCTTGGCTTCCTGTTTGGCCCGGGTGTTGGTGCCAGGGTTGTGCGCGACGCCGGTGACATGGACGTGCACATGGTGCCGCACCCCCTGAGTGGCTCCGGGCGTGCCGTGCGCAACCGCAGTGAGCTGAACAGAACTCGCGTAGTTGTTGGATTCGTCCTTGCTGTGACTCTGCCCGTCCTGGTCCAGCTGTGCACGGGTCCGTTGAGCCTGCAAACCATCATGGTGGTCCAACTGGCGGCAACCATCGCTGTTGCCTTGGTGGGGGGCCTCTGGCCTGCGGTGTTGGCTGCCGTATGGGGAATCTTGATACTGAACTTTTATTCGGCACCACCGTTGGGCACTCTCCACATCAACGATCCCGAAAATCTTCTGACGCTGCTGGTGTTTTTGCTCGTCGCTGTTGCGGTTGCACTGGCAGTGGACAAATCTGCCCGCCGTTCGCGGGAAGCCCTGCGGGCCGGCGCGGAGGCAGCCACACTGAGTGAGCTGGCCCGCGGCATCCTGGCCTCGCAGGACACCGTGCAGGTGCTCCTGGAACAGGTTCGGGACCATTTCGCCATGCGCTCGGTAGTGCTTTTCCGCAGTGCGCGGGACGGCAATGGCTGGAGCCTGGAAGCCTCTGTAGGGGATGATCCGCCGCAGAACCCTGAACAGGCGGACACCCTTGAGGAAGTTTCCGAGCATTGGATGCTTGGCCTGGCAGGACGGATTTTGCCGTCGAGCGACAGGCGCCTGCTCAGTGCCTTTGGTGCGCACCTGCTGGCCTTGGAACAGCGCGAGGCATTGAGCGAGACCCAGCGCGAGAACGTGCAATTGAGCCAGGACAACAACATTAGAACCTCAGTTCTGCGGGCCGTCTCCCATGACCTGCGCACACCGTTGGCAGGGATCAAGCTAGCCGTCAGCAGCCTGCGCCAGAGCGAGGTAACCTTCAGCCCCGAGGACGAAGCCGAGCTGCTGGGCACCATTGAGCACTACTCGGACAGGATGGACGCCCTGGTGGGCAACTTGTTGGACATGTCCCGCCTCAGCGCCCAGATGGTGAGCCCCGTTGTGGGGCCAGTGAGCTGGCAAGAGGTGTTGCCGGCTGCCTTGCACGGGGTCCCCGCCGGCCGCGTGCGCCGCGAGCTGCCCCCGAACATGCCGCCCATTGAGGCCGATCCCGGACTGCTCGAGCGGGTTATCGCCAACATCGTGGAAAACGCCGTGAAGTATGCCCCGGACTCGGAAATCCTGGTGGTCGGTTCCATCGGCGGAAGCGGCAGTGCCACCATCAACGGCCGCCCCGCCAGCGAATTGCGCGTGGTGGATCATGGCAAGGGCGTCCCCGCGGCCGAGGTCATGGCCATGTTCAGGCCTTTTCAAAGGCTCGACGACGTCTCTTACGGCCCGCGCGGCGGCACCGGCGTGGGACTGGGGCTGGCTGTTGCCAAGGGATTCACCGAGATTATGGGCGGGATGCTCGAGGCTGCTCAAACACCCGGCGGTGGGTTGACCATGATCATTCGCATACCGCTGTCCACCGGAATTGTAAGGACCCTGCCATGA
- the kdpA gene encoding potassium-transporting ATPase subunit KdpA, producing MDLNVFSLATQLAVLIVVLAALHQPLGKYLAATFTSHKHLAVERGLYKLSGIDAKADQHWKVYLRSLLAFSIVSIVVLFLAQLLQGILPFNQGLGAVDPWVAMNTAVSFVTNTNWQTYVPETTLGFGIQMMLLAVQNFLSAAVGLAVVVALIRGLTRAQTNNLGNFWVDLTRGTLRVLLPMAVIGAVVLIVTGVIQNWGGTNIHTLVTGAQQTVPGGPVASQEAIKLLGTNGGGYFNANSAHPFENPTAFSSLFEVFLILLIPFSLPAMYGRMVGDKRQGYTVLTVMLAFWLASTTLMAWAIAAFTGSGTSVGEGFEQRLGIAPSALFATATTLTSTGAVNVAHDSLPPLAGGLAMLNMMLGEIAPGGVGSGLYGMLILAVVAVFIGGLMVGRTPEFLGKKIGAPQMKLVALYILVTPTLALLGTGITVATPALAAAAPAGGPHGFSEILYAFTSAANNNGSAFGGITSSGPGLATLLALAMFIGRFLPIALVLALAGSLAKQRKIPATTGTLATHGPLFAVLLGGISLILTALTYFPALALGPAAEGLLK from the coding sequence ATGGACCTCAACGTTTTCTCGTTGGCCACCCAGCTGGCCGTATTGATCGTGGTGCTGGCTGCCCTGCACCAGCCCCTGGGCAAATATCTCGCCGCAACGTTCACCAGCCACAAGCACTTGGCAGTGGAACGCGGGCTGTACAAGCTCTCAGGCATTGACGCCAAGGCAGACCAGCACTGGAAGGTATACCTGCGCTCGCTGCTGGCATTTAGCATCGTCTCCATCGTGGTGCTGTTCCTGGCCCAGCTGCTGCAAGGAATCCTGCCCTTCAACCAGGGGCTGGGGGCCGTTGACCCGTGGGTTGCCATGAACACGGCAGTCTCCTTTGTCACCAACACCAACTGGCAAACCTACGTCCCGGAGACAACCCTGGGCTTCGGCATCCAGATGATGCTGCTCGCTGTGCAGAACTTCCTCAGCGCGGCCGTGGGGCTCGCAGTTGTGGTGGCCCTGATTCGCGGACTCACCAGGGCCCAAACCAACAACTTAGGCAATTTCTGGGTCGACCTGACTCGCGGCACCCTGCGCGTCCTGCTGCCCATGGCCGTTATTGGCGCCGTGGTCCTGATTGTCACCGGCGTCATCCAGAACTGGGGCGGCACCAACATCCACACCCTGGTCACCGGTGCCCAGCAAACAGTCCCCGGCGGACCGGTGGCCTCTCAGGAGGCCATCAAGCTCCTGGGCACCAACGGCGGCGGCTACTTCAATGCCAACTCCGCCCACCCGTTCGAAAACCCCACCGCATTCAGCAGCCTGTTTGAGGTGTTCCTGATCCTTCTCATCCCGTTCTCCCTGCCAGCCATGTACGGACGCATGGTGGGCGACAAACGCCAGGGCTACACGGTACTCACCGTGATGTTGGCATTCTGGCTGGCGTCCACCACATTGATGGCATGGGCCATTGCCGCCTTCACCGGCAGCGGCACCAGCGTGGGAGAAGGGTTCGAGCAGCGCCTCGGGATTGCCCCCAGCGCCCTGTTCGCCACAGCAACCACCCTGACCTCAACCGGGGCCGTCAACGTGGCCCACGATTCCCTGCCACCCCTGGCCGGCGGGCTCGCCATGCTGAACATGATGCTGGGTGAGATTGCTCCAGGGGGAGTGGGCTCGGGCCTCTACGGGATGCTGATCCTGGCTGTGGTGGCCGTGTTCATTGGCGGACTCATGGTGGGACGCACCCCAGAGTTCCTGGGCAAGAAGATTGGCGCACCCCAGATGAAGCTCGTGGCCCTGTACATTCTGGTCACGCCCACCTTGGCGCTGCTGGGCACAGGCATCACCGTCGCAACGCCGGCGCTCGCAGCGGCTGCACCCGCCGGGGGCCCGCACGGTTTCAGTGAAATCCTTTACGCCTTCACGTCAGCCGCGAACAACAACGGCTCGGCCTTTGGTGGCATCACCAGCTCCGGTCCCGGACTGGCCACCCTGTTGGCGCTGGCCATGTTCATCGGCCGTTTCCTGCCCATCGCGCTGGTATTGGCGCTCGCAGGCTCCCTGGCGAAGCAACGCAAAATCCCCGCAACCACGGGAACACTCGCCACGCACGGACCGCTCTTCGCCGTGCTCTTGGGCGGCATCTCCCTGATCCTGACCGCACTCACCTACTTCCCCGCGCTCGCCCTGGGCCCGGCTGCTGAAGGACTGCTCAAATGA
- the kdpC gene encoding potassium-transporting ATPase subunit KdpC, with protein sequence MNAYGRQLLTALRFLLCATLLLGLAYPVLVFGAGQLIAPAQANGSIISNGGKAVGSSLLAQPVTGTAYFFPRPSAVGWDPATSSATNLGPNQAALVEAIATNRGEVAAREKVSPAEVPIDAVTASGSGLDPDISPAYAALQVSRVAAANGLSEAAVKDLVEQNTSAGVNAFLGQPSVNTTTLNAALKAVQKTPTGLRE encoded by the coding sequence ATGAACGCCTACGGACGCCAACTACTCACGGCCCTGCGGTTCCTGCTGTGCGCCACCCTGCTGCTGGGCCTGGCGTACCCCGTGCTGGTCTTCGGGGCCGGGCAGCTCATCGCCCCCGCCCAGGCCAACGGCTCCATCATCAGCAACGGCGGCAAGGCAGTCGGTTCGTCACTGCTGGCCCAGCCGGTCACCGGCACGGCGTACTTCTTCCCGCGGCCCTCGGCTGTGGGCTGGGACCCGGCGACGTCGTCGGCCACAAACCTTGGGCCCAATCAGGCGGCGTTGGTGGAGGCCATCGCCACCAACAGGGGAGAGGTGGCTGCACGGGAGAAGGTATCGCCGGCGGAGGTTCCGATCGACGCCGTCACAGCCAGCGGCTCAGGGCTGGACCCGGATATTTCCCCGGCCTACGCAGCCCTGCAAGTGTCACGGGTGGCGGCCGCCAACGGGCTCAGCGAGGCGGCCGTGAAGGACCTGGTGGAGCAAAACACGAGCGCCGGGGTGAACGCCTTTCTGGGGCAGCCCTCGGTCAACACCACCACCTTGAATGCTGCCCTTAAAGCTGTGCAGAAAACCCCAACAGGCCTGCGAGAATAA
- a CDS encoding response regulator, whose translation MTTVLVVDDEPQILRALQINLHAHGYTVVAAHNGTTALAAAQAHVIDVVVLDLGLPDMDGMDVIAGLRGWSEVPIIVLSARHGSHDKVEALDAGADDYVTKPFGLDELLARLRAATRRSGPQVAEPCVETAEFTVDLANKQVFRHDQPVRMTPTEWSVLELLVRNPGRLVSQQQILTDVWGPAYAKETHYLRVYMAQLRRKLESDPAAPVHLLTEAGMGYRFAP comes from the coding sequence ATGACAACAGTTTTAGTGGTTGATGACGAACCTCAGATCCTGCGTGCCCTGCAGATCAACCTGCACGCGCACGGCTACACGGTGGTTGCGGCGCACAACGGAACCACGGCGCTGGCCGCCGCACAGGCTCACGTGATCGACGTCGTCGTACTTGACCTTGGGCTGCCCGACATGGACGGAATGGACGTGATAGCCGGGTTGCGCGGCTGGAGCGAGGTGCCCATCATTGTGCTCTCGGCCCGGCACGGTTCGCATGACAAAGTTGAGGCGCTCGATGCCGGAGCCGACGACTACGTGACCAAGCCGTTTGGGCTGGATGAGCTGCTGGCCAGGCTCCGGGCGGCAACGCGACGCTCCGGACCGCAGGTGGCCGAGCCGTGCGTGGAAACGGCCGAATTCACGGTGGACCTGGCCAATAAGCAGGTGTTCCGCCACGACCAACCGGTGCGGATGACGCCCACCGAATGGAGCGTTCTGGAGCTGTTGGTGCGCAATCCGGGCCGGCTCGTGAGCCAGCAGCAAATCCTGACCGATGTATGGGGGCCCGCGTATGCCAAGGAAACCCATTATCTGCGCGTGTACATGGCTCAGCTGCGCAGGAAATTGGAGAGCGATCCCGCCGCACCGGTGCACCTGCTCACGGAAGCCGGTATGGGGTACCGGTTCGCGCCGTAG